A genome region from Pseudomonas pergaminensis includes the following:
- a CDS encoding PA4780 family RIO1-like protein kinase, which translates to MKTPKRIEPLIEDGLVDEVLRPLMSGKEAAVYVVRCGNELRCAKVYKEANKRSFRQASEYQEGRKVRNSRQARAMAKGSKFGKKETEDAWQNAEVAALFRLAGAGVRVPQPFDFLEGVLLMELVADEYGDAAPRLNDVVLEPDQAREYHAFLISQIVLMLCTGLVHGDLSEFNVLLTPTGPVIIDLPQAVDAAGNNHAFSMLERDVGNMASYFGRFAPELKKTKYAKEMWALYEAGTLHPASVLTGEFDEPEELADVGGVIREIEAARLDEERRQAIRAADDAPPSKVPDEPPPPPWMQ; encoded by the coding sequence ATGAAGACTCCTAAACGCATTGAACCCCTGATCGAAGACGGTCTGGTCGACGAAGTGCTGCGCCCACTCATGAGTGGTAAAGAAGCAGCTGTTTATGTGGTGCGCTGCGGCAACGAATTGCGTTGCGCCAAGGTTTACAAGGAGGCGAACAAACGAAGTTTTCGTCAAGCGTCCGAATACCAGGAAGGCCGTAAGGTCCGCAACAGCCGGCAGGCCCGGGCCATGGCCAAGGGCTCCAAGTTCGGCAAGAAAGAAACCGAAGATGCCTGGCAGAACGCCGAAGTGGCGGCCTTGTTCCGCCTGGCCGGTGCGGGCGTTCGCGTGCCCCAGCCGTTCGACTTCCTGGAAGGCGTGCTGCTGATGGAGCTGGTGGCCGACGAGTACGGCGATGCGGCGCCGCGTCTGAACGACGTAGTGCTGGAGCCGGACCAGGCGCGTGAATACCACGCTTTCCTGATTTCCCAGATCGTGCTGATGCTGTGTACCGGCCTGGTGCACGGTGACTTGTCCGAGTTCAACGTACTGCTCACGCCAACGGGCCCGGTGATCATCGACCTGCCCCAGGCCGTCGATGCGGCGGGCAACAACCACGCGTTCAGCATGCTGGAGCGGGATGTGGGCAACATGGCTTCCTATTTCGGGCGCTTTGCCCCGGAGTTGAAGAAGACCAAGTACGCCAAGGAAATGTGGGCCCTGTACGAAGCCGGCACCTTGCACCCGGCCAGCGTATTGACCGGCGAGTTCGACGAGCCGGAAGAGTTGGCGGATGTCGGCGGTGTGATCCGCGAGATCGAAGCCGCGCGGCTGGATGAAGAGCGTCGCCAGGCGATTCGGGCGGCGGATGATGCGCCACCGAGCAAAGTGCCGGACGAGCCGCCGCCACCGCCGTGGATGCAATGA